The window GGGAAAGGGGGAGGGGTGGCCGGCCGCCGATCAGGCGGTCGAGCCTTCCAGCCCGCGGATGAGGCTCAGAAGCGCTCGGTGCGTCACTTCGCGCTCCAGCAACCCCATGTGGTCGGCGTCCTCGACCCGCGTGATCGGCACCTCCCGACGCTCGGCCAACCGATCCGCATGGATGGGCGGCACCCTGCGGTCGGCCCCGCCCTGCACGATGAGCGTCGGGACCGAGACCTCGGCGATGCGTTCCTCCGGCCGCAGGCGGCTCCAGGGCTCTCCGGTCTGGAGTCTCCAGAACGGCAGCAACAGCGGCACCGCGAAGTGACCGGGCACTCCGTTGTCGCGCATCCAGCCCTGTGTGACCTCCAGCAGGTCCGCTGGGGCAGCGAGCAGAGCCAGGGCGCCCACCGGATGGCCGTCGGCCGTGGCGAGAATCGCAGCAGCGCCCCCCATCGAATGGCCCACCAACACGGTGCGGCCCCCGGGACGGCGCTCTGCGAGGAAGCGAAGCGCCGCCTGGACGTCGTCGCGGTAGTGCCGAAGGGTCACCACGGAGGCTGCGTCGCTCCGTCCGTGACCGCGCACGTCGAAGGCGAGCACGGACACGCCGGCCGCCACCAGTGCCTCGGCGACCGGCATCATCCGGCCGGCGTTCGCCGCCCAGCCGTGCACCAACACGGCCGCTGGCGCCTCAGCGCGCGGGGAGCCCTCGATCCACCAGCCCCGCAGCGTGAGACCGCCGGAGGAGAACTCGACCTCCTCATGAACCAGCCCGGCGTCACTCGGCGTGCGCTGCACGGGGCGAACCGGTGGACGCAGCGTAGCCAGAGCCATGCGATTGAGGGCCCAGGCGCTGCTGCCCAGCGCGCCTACCACTACGCCTGCCAGGGGAACGAT is drawn from Gemmatimonadota bacterium and contains these coding sequences:
- a CDS encoding alpha/beta fold hydrolase translates to MIVPLAGVVVGALGSSAWALNRMALATLRPPVRPVQRTPSDAGLVHEEVEFSSGGLTLRGWWIEGSPRAEAPAAVLVHGWAANAGRMMPVAEALVAAGVSVLAFDVRGHGRSDAASVVTLRHYRDDVQAALRFLAERRPGGRTVLVGHSMGGAAAILATADGHPVGALALLAAPADLLEVTQGWMRDNGVPGHFAVPLLLPFWRLQTGEPWSRLRPEERIAEVSVPTLIVQGGADRRVPPIHADRLAERREVPITRVEDADHMGLLEREVTHRALLSLIRGLEGSTA